A window from Apostichopus japonicus isolate 1M-3 chromosome 2, ASM3797524v1, whole genome shotgun sequence encodes these proteins:
- the LOC139976176 gene encoding ERI1 exoribonuclease 3-like isoform X2, translated as MSVSVGRSLIFSSRLLNLSVLRYSVTTDCGRKLFSPQSFSMASSIASANIAAQDFHDFLVLDFEATCIRNGRLAPQEIIEFPVLKVSGRTFEVESEFHTYVEPQVHEVGEFCTELTGITKEMVAGKPHLPDVLEMFHDWMQKEDLLSNETKSIFVTCGDWDLKTMLPGQCDYCKLPIKPYFNQWINIKKPFARVTGEYPKSMMAMLERLDLKHVGRHHSGLDDCKNIAKILKAIAERKFRFIPTGAKR; from the exons ATGTCTGTCTCAGTTGGACGTTCTTTGATCTTTTCGTCAAGGCTGCTAAATCTAAGCGTTCTACGTTATTCTGTCACTACTGACTGTGGCAGAAAACTATTCAGCCCACAGAGCTTTTCAATGGCTTCCAGCATTGCATCAGCTAATATTGCAGCCCAAGACTTTCATGATTTCCTTGTATTAGACTTTGAAGCAACATGCATCAGGAATGGAAGGCTCGCTCCACAG GAAATCATCGAATTTCCAGTGTTGAAGGTATCTGGTAGAACCTTTGAAGTTGAGTCAGAGTTTCATACCTACGTAGAACCACAGGTACATGAGGTTGGCGAATTTTGCACCGAG TTGACAGGAATAACAAAGGAAATGGTGGCCGGAAAACCTCACCTACCAGATGTCTTAGAG ATGTTTCATGACTGGATGCAGAAGGAGGATCTTTTATCCAATgaaacaaaatcaatatttgTCACCTGCGGTGACTGGGACCTGAAAACAAT GTTACCAGGACAATGTGACTATTGCAAGTTACCCATCAAACCATACTTTAACCAGTGGATTAATATAAAAAAG CCATTTGCTCGTGTCACCGGAGAATACCCTAAGAGTATGATGGCCATGCTAGAGAGACTTGACCTCAAGCATGTGGGCAGACATCATAGCGGTCTTG ATGATTGCAAAAACATTGCCAAGATACTAAAAGCCATCGCCGAAAGGAAATTCAGATTCATACCCACTGGTGCAAAAAGATGA
- the LOC139976176 gene encoding ERI1 exoribonuclease 3-like isoform X1, producing MSYIEDYFPLFLQERYWYPMSVSVGRSLIFSSRLLNLSVLRYSVTTDCGRKLFSPQSFSMASSIASANIAAQDFHDFLVLDFEATCIRNGRLAPQEIIEFPVLKVSGRTFEVESEFHTYVEPQVHEVGEFCTELTGITKEMVAGKPHLPDVLEMFHDWMQKEDLLSNETKSIFVTCGDWDLKTMLPGQCDYCKLPIKPYFNQWINIKKPFARVTGEYPKSMMAMLERLDLKHVGRHHSGLDDCKNIAKILKAIAERKFRFIPTGAKR from the exons ATGAGCTACATTGAGGactattttcctttgtttttgcaaGAGAG ATACTGGTATCCCATGTCTGTCTCAGTTGGACGTTCTTTGATCTTTTCGTCAAGGCTGCTAAATCTAAGCGTTCTACGTTATTCTGTCACTACTGACTGTGGCAGAAAACTATTCAGCCCACAGAGCTTTTCAATGGCTTCCAGCATTGCATCAGCTAATATTGCAGCCCAAGACTTTCATGATTTCCTTGTATTAGACTTTGAAGCAACATGCATCAGGAATGGAAGGCTCGCTCCACAG GAAATCATCGAATTTCCAGTGTTGAAGGTATCTGGTAGAACCTTTGAAGTTGAGTCAGAGTTTCATACCTACGTAGAACCACAGGTACATGAGGTTGGCGAATTTTGCACCGAG TTGACAGGAATAACAAAGGAAATGGTGGCCGGAAAACCTCACCTACCAGATGTCTTAGAG ATGTTTCATGACTGGATGCAGAAGGAGGATCTTTTATCCAATgaaacaaaatcaatatttgTCACCTGCGGTGACTGGGACCTGAAAACAAT GTTACCAGGACAATGTGACTATTGCAAGTTACCCATCAAACCATACTTTAACCAGTGGATTAATATAAAAAAG CCATTTGCTCGTGTCACCGGAGAATACCCTAAGAGTATGATGGCCATGCTAGAGAGACTTGACCTCAAGCATGTGGGCAGACATCATAGCGGTCTTG ATGATTGCAAAAACATTGCCAAGATACTAAAAGCCATCGCCGAAAGGAAATTCAGATTCATACCCACTGGTGCAAAAAGATGA